One segment of Polypterus senegalus isolate Bchr_013 chromosome 8, ASM1683550v1, whole genome shotgun sequence DNA contains the following:
- the LOC120533462 gene encoding zinc finger protein 3-like encodes MEKMTVHVKEEGCEWECVHPKEEESGLGSGGIKDESKEKSVSIETHKPKCVDGVNEDDFRDGAVTGMGSSPGRHSSSSEPSINMKSESLQCEIKRTVEIPSANTREKPPPITNKFGKRNKCHCCSECGKQFSRRSLLQRHKRIHTGEKPYWCHECGKTFGDKSTLQSHARIHTGEKLYCCNECGKKFWYGSALRIHTRIHTGEKPYSCNECGKQFSQIGHFQRHKRVHTGEKPYICNECGKNFCDKSTLQKHRRIHTGEKPFCCVKCGKRFCRRSTLQRHASIHMGVKHNGTVI; translated from the exons atGGAGAAAATGACGGTGCATGTTAAAGAGGAGGGCTGTGAATGGGAGTGTGTTCATCCAAAAGAGGAGGAAAGTGGACTGGGGTCAGGGGGCATTAAAGACGAGTCCAAAGAGAAGTCTGTCAGTATTGAGACACACAAGCCAAAATGTGTGGACGGTGTCAATGAAGACGACTTTCGTGATGGAGCAGTGACTGGGATGGGCTCTTCTCCGGGCAGACACTCTTCATCATCGGAGCCTTCTATCAATATGAAGTCTGAATCTTTACAATGTGAAATAAAGAGGACAGTGGAAATTCCATCTGCTAACACTCGGGAGAAGCCGCCACCGATTACAAATAAGTTTGggaaaa GAAACAAATGTCACTGCTGTTCAGAGTGTGGCAAACAGTTCTCTCGCAGGAGTCTTCTTCAGAGACATAAAAGAATTCACAcgggagaaaagccatattggtGTCACGAATGTGGCAAAACATTCGGTGACAAGAGTACGCTTCAGAGCCATGctagaattcacacaggagagaagctgtattgctgtaatgaatgtgggaaAAAGTTCTGGTACGGGAGTGCCCTTCGGATCCACACtagaattcacaccggagagaagccgtattcctgtaatgaatgtggtaaacagttttcacaaatagGCCATTTTCAGAGACACAAAAGAgttcacacaggggagaagccgtaTATCTGTAATGAATGCGGCAAAAATTTTTGTGACAAGAGTACTCTTCAAAAacacagaagaattcacactggagagaagccattttgctgtGTGAAGTGTGGTAAACGCTTCTGTCGCAGGAGTACTCTCCAACGGCATGCTAGTATTCACATGGGAGTGAAGCACAATGGaactgtcatttaa